The Colletes latitarsis isolate SP2378_abdomen chromosome 14, iyColLati1, whole genome shotgun sequence genome has a segment encoding these proteins:
- the LOC143350145 gene encoding uncharacterized protein LOC143350145, protein MRKLFVMLFAALLVVSLVNGCKPPGVVCADDKDCCAPLVCNPWAGRCTKKPAPPTPVNPPQEPSAPADDSQ, encoded by the exons ATGAGGAAACTGTTTGTGATGCTGTTTGCCGCTCTTCTGGTTGTTTCCCTTGTGAACGGCTGCAAACCACCTGGAGTAGTT TGCGCTGACGATAAAGATTGCTGTGCACCGTTAGTATGCAACCCATGGGCTGGCCGATGTACCAAGAAACCTGCTCCACCAACACCAGTAAATCCACCACAAGAACCGTCAGCACCAGCCGATGATTCGCAATAA